In Burkholderiaceae bacterium DAT-1, the genomic stretch GTGCAGGACGTCAAAGCGCGCGCAGTAGGTGAAGAGGTATTGGGTAGCCTCACGCCGGGTCAGGCGGTCATTGGTGTGGTGCATGATGAGCTGAAGAAGCTCATGGGTAATCACAATGACGCACTGAATCTTGCAGCCGTTCCACCTGCTGTGGTGTTAATGGCTGGTCTGCAAGGGGCGGGTAAAACGACAACCACCGGCAAACTGGCCAAGCGACTGAAAGAGCAGGAGCGCAAAAAAGTACTGGTGGTCAGTGCCGACGTTTATCGTCCGGCTGCTATTGAGCAGTTGAAAATGCTTGCTGCTCAGGTTGAGGTTGAGCTTTTCCCGTCGGAAGCGACGCAAAAGCCGGTTGATATTGCGCTGGCAGCACTTGACTACGCCAAGCGCCATTTCTTTGATGTGCTGATTGTGGATACGGCCGGTCGTCTGGCGATTGATGAAGCCATGATGGCGGAAATCAAGGCGCTTCATGCGGCAGTCAATCCTGTCGAAACCCTGTTTGTGGTCGATGCCATGCAGGGTCAGGATGCGGTCAATACAGCGCGAGCCTTTAGTGAGGCACTGCCGCTGACCGGTGTGATTCTGACCAAACTGGATGGTGATGCACGTGGTGGCGCGGCGCTCAGCGTGCGCCATGTCACCGGCAAGCCGATCAAGTTTGTGGGTGTGGGCGAAAAGGTCGGCGGCCTTGAGCCTTTCCATCCCGAGCGGATGGCGTCACGTATTCTGGGGATGGGCGATGTCCTGTCGCTGATCGAGGAGGTCCAGAAGGGCGTCGATGCTGAAGAGGCGCAGAAGCTCGCCCAGAAAATGAAGTCCGGCAAGGGCTTCGATCTGGAGGATTTCAAGTCGCAGATTCAGCAGATGAAGCGCATGGGCGGTATGGGTGGTTTGATCGACAAGCTGCCGGGTATGGGGCAGATGAGTCAGGCCATGCAGGGGCCCGAGGCTGATAAGGCCATGCGTCGGATTGAAGGGATTATTAATTCGATGACGCCTGATGAGCGCCGCAAGCCGGAACTGATCAAGGCAAGTCGTAAGCGTCGCATTGCTGCGGGGTCCGGTGTAACGGTTCAGGAGGTGAATCGCCTGCTGAAGCAGTTCGAAGACATGCAGAAAATGATGAAACAATTCAGTGGCAAGAACATGTTCAAGCTGATGAAGGGTATGCGCGGCATGATGCCGGGCATGTAAAATCAATCGTTTCGATCAGGGTGATGTGCGCATCTATTTGATTGGCTTGCAAGTATTGCTTGCAATGCAGTTTGATAGTCTTGTAAAATCGTCGCCTTTTCGCGTAACAGCATTCATAAATAGGAAACACCATAATGGTCGTGATTCGTCTTGCTCGCGGCGGTGCCAAGGATCGTCCGTTCTACAACGTCGTCGTTACCGACAAGCGCAGCCGTCGTGATGGTCGCTTCATCGAGCGCGTTGGCTTCTTCAACCCGCAAGCCAAGGAAGGCACCGAAGGCCTGCGTCTGGCTATGGACCGCGTGAACTACTGGATTGGCACTGGCGCTCAAGTTGCAGACAGCGTCAAGAAGCTGCTGAAGCAACAAGCTGCCTAATCAGACTCAGGTTGAATGACCTTGGTTGATAAAGTAGGACAAGGCGCAGGTACATTCCCCGACGATTTAGTCGATATGGGGTATGTGTCCGGCGTCTTTGGCGTTCGTGGCTGGGTAAAAGTTGTTGCGGATACGCAATACGCCGACAGTCTGCTGGACTATGAAGTCTGGTGGCTGGGGCGCGATGGCGACTACAAGCCGTATACGGTAGTAGACAGCAACATCCAGCCTAAGAACCTGAATGCCCAGTTGGAAGGCATTAACGATCGTGATGTGGCATTTGCACTGAAAGGCTGCAAGGTTGCTGTTCCACGTTCTCTGATGCCCGTTCCTGAAGAAGGTGAATACTACTGGTCGGATCTGATGGGTCTGCAGGTGGTGAATCTTCAGGGTGAATCCATGGGTACTGTTGATCATCTGTTGTCTACTGGTGCAAATGATGTACTGGTTGTCAGGGATGAAAAGCAGGAGCGACTGATTCCGTTTGTGAAGTCGGTTGTCACTCAGGTGGAACTGGAATCCCGGACGATTCGGGTGGACTGGGGCCTCGATTACTGATCTTGGTTGTTGGCGCGGGTGAAGGCCGGTGCTGGCAAGTGAAGCAGAGTGAAAGCGGTATTCAGTGCGATTCGACGTCGTTACCCTGTTTCCGGAAATGTTCGATGCGTTGACGCGTAATGGCGTGACCCGTCGGGCACTGGAACAGGGCATTTTTGCATTTGGTACGCAGAATCCGCGTGATTTTGTGACCAATAATTATCGAACGGTAGATGATCGCCCCTACGGTGGCGGGCCTGGCATGGTCATGCTGCCCGAGCCACTTGAGGATGCAATCGAAGCTGCACGTGCAACTCAGCGTGAAGCGGGTGTGGCGCGTAGCACCGTGGTGTATATGTCCCCTCAGGGCGCACCACTGACTCACGCGATTGCGCAGCGATTATCAAAAGCAGCGGGTGTGATTCTGCTGGCCGGTCGATACGAAGGTGTGGATGAGCGGCTGATCCAGCGTCAGGTCGATGAGGAAATCTCGATTGGCGACTATGTACTGTCGGGTGGCGAATTGCCCGCGATGGTACTGATGGATGCAGTGCTCAGGCTGTTGCCCGGTGTGCTGAACACGGCGGCATCGGCTGAGGAGGACAGTTTTGCGGATGGCTTGCTGGATTGTCCGCATTACACTCGCCCAGAGATATACCGCGGCATGGCGGTGCCGGATGTCTTGATGTCCGGTAATCATGCCTTGATCAGGCGCTGGCGTTTGAAGCAGTCGCTGGGGCGGACGTGGTTGCGTCGGCCCGAGTTGATTGCGGATCGTCAGCTGACAAAAGAGGAAGCTCGGCTTCTGGCAGAATTTCAGGCTGAATACGCCCAAGCTGACCAGAAGGAACAAGCTTCACAACTGGAGTTGTAACCATGAATCTGATTCAGATCCTGGAAAATGAAGAAATCGCCCGTCTGGGTAAGACTGTTCCTGACTTCTGCGTGGGTGACACTGTTGTCGTCCAAGTGAAGGTGAAGGAAGGTAACCGTGAGCGTCTGCAGGCTTACGAAGGTGTCGTGATCGCCAAGCGTAACCGCGGTCTGAACAGCTCCTTCATCGTCCGCAAGATTTCTTCCGGCGAAGGCGTTGAGCGTACATTCCAGACTTACTCCCCGCTCGTTGCTTCGATCGAAATCAAGCGACGCGGTGATGTTCGTCGCGCCAAGCTGTACTACCTCCGCGAGCGTTCGGGCAAGTCCGCACGTATCAAGGAAAAGCTGCCGCAACGCAAGGCTACTGTGGCTGCTGCCAAGTAAGCTTGCTTTTCGGCATGAAAAGGACACCCTCGGGTGTCCTTTTTTATTGTGCCAGACGTAGCGTACTATTTCACGGCACCATCGAATCCACGCATGAAATAGCGCTGCGTCAGTAAAAAGACGATCAGCACTGGAATGACTGTTAGGACGGCGCCTGCGGCAACTACCCTTGTCTTGAAGCTGAATGTACCGGATAGGTACAACACGCCGACGCTAATGGGAAATGCTTCAGGTGAAGAGAGTACGATGGATGGCCAGATGTACTGATTCCACGATGCTACTAGCGTCAGAATGGTTAATGCACCCAGAGCGGGCTTGGCAAGGGGGAGCATGACATGCCAGAAAATCTGCCATTCATTTGCACCATCCATGCGTGCTGCTTTTACCAGATCATGAGGGACAGTTTCAAACGCCTGCTTCATTAGAAAGATGCCGACGGCACCCGCCAATCCCGGCAGAACCACACCCGCCAGTGTGTCATTTAAATTCAAGCGAGCGACGGTGATGAAATTCACCAGAAAGTTCATCTCCGAAGGCAGAATCATGGTGGCAACGATTGCCCCGAATATAAAGTTTCTGCCTGGAAAGCGCATACGTGCAAGTGGGTAGGCAGCCAGACTGCAGACGAGAAGCGTACCAGTCACGGTTAATCCTGATATCAGGATCGAATTCCAATAAAAGCCACCCACGTTTATGCTGCTGAATACTTCTCGAAAATTATCAAGGCCCGGATCGGTTGGCCATATTGGTGGTGGCATGCTGTTGATGTCTCCACCCTGTGAAAACGCTGTCACGACTGTCCACCAGAATGGATAGATGGTGACGAGTGCAACGGCAGAGAGGACAAGGTAGTGCAGTGCGCGGTGAATGGTTCGGCGAAGATTTCGGTGTGCGCGAGAGAGAATCATGCATGACTCTCCCTGGGTTGCAGGTAGCGGAAATTGAGCCATGCGAGCACGATGCAAAATACGGACATGACTAAACTGGCTGCGAGCGCACGACCAAAGTTGAGCGACTTAATTCCGAATTGATAGCTGTAGTACAGCGCGGTATAGGTGGACTCGAACGGACCGCCCTGCGTCATGATCTGTATTTCTTCAAAAGCCTTGAGCGCAGCCAGCATCGACATCAATGAACAGAGCAGGATGGTTGGCATGAGCAATGGGAGCGTCAGGTGCCTGAATCGTTGCCAGACACTGGCTCCATCCAGCATGGCGGCCTGATGGATGTCTGCAGGTATCGATTGCAGTCCGGCTAAGTAGAGCACCATATACCATCCGAATCCTCGCCAAATGGTCACGAACATGACGGATAGTAGTGCAATACGATCATCAGATAGCCAGCCCACTGGCTGGTTAATGACATGCAACCAGTTGAGCAGCGTGTTCAGCAGACCCGTGTCGGCATACATGAAGTTCCAAATCACACCCACCACGGACACAGTAGTGACGACCGGAAGATAGAATGCAGCGCGGTACCATCGCATGCCCGGTAGTTGGTTGTTGACCAGTACGGCAGCCAAGATGGCAGGTAACTGAATGAGTGGAACAACCAGCAAATAGAGCGCAGAATTTTTCATGGCAGACCAGAACAGCTCGTCTGCAAATAGGTCGCGGAAATTATCTAGACCTACCCAGCGTGGTGCATCAAGCAGATTGTATTCCGTGAAAGCCAGGTAGCTTCCAAACAATACGGGCCAAAACGAAAAGGCCGCGAGCAAAATCAATGCCGGTGTCAGAAAGGCCCATGCGATTAGTGTCTGCTTGCGCATGTTATCTTCCGGTGGCGAGCTTGCGATTCCAAAAGGCGGCCGCTTCATCTAATGCAGCTTGTGGTTCTTTCCGGCCTGTCACGGCTTGTTCTACTGCTCCGGATAAGCGTGCGGACAGCGACTCACTGTCTTTGATGCCACCCATGAACTGCGTGCGAACCTTGTCCAGATTACGCGCTGCCACGGCAATTGCTTTGCGCATCGGATCTGCATTCGCTGGAATAGCCGAAAAGGATGCATCCTCAACGGCTTTGCGTGCAGTCGGGAGTGTCCCTGACTGCTTGGCGAAAAGCAGTTGGTTTTCGGCATTTGTCAGCCAGGAGGCAAATCGTCCAGCTTCCGGTAAAAGTGCAGCGTCAACATTTCGTGCAATCGCGAAACTAAGCATCCAGCCGCCAGGAATCACCCCAGTGGGGCCTGCTGGCGCAGCTGCGACCTCTGTGACCTTATAGACGGTTGGTGCATCGTCTCGTATGCGAGCTAGGGAGGTGGGTGATGTGACCAGCATCGCGATTTGGCCACGTGCGTAAGCATCCAGCTGTTTTTGAAAGTTGTCGCGTGGAAACAGATTGTCTCTTGATAGCGCGCCGGTTTGCCAGGCCGCAGCAAGCTTACGTACCAGGATGACATGAGCAGGTGAATTGAAGACTGCCTTGCCATCTTTCACGATGGGCAATCCTTGCTCCAGGAAAAATCCTTCGATTTTGGTGGGGCCCAGGGCAGGCGCAATGCCTGCTACACCCGTCCTGGCTTTAATTTGGTTGGCGTAACTTAAGACCTCGTCCAGATTGCGGGGGGGCTTCTGAATATCTAGACCTGCTTTGCGGAACAATTCGCCATTGAATACTGTGATGTTGGCTGCATTGTAATAGGGAAAGCCATAGACTTTTCCGTCAATACTGATGTCTGCCTGTGCGCCCGGGAGGTACTGGGTTTTGTCCATCAGGGCATCTACGGGCTGTAAAAGGCCGGCACGCTGATAATCCCAGGTCCATGGTACGTTTAAATTGATCAGCGCTGGCGGGTGACCCGATGCAACAGCTGCGGTGAATTTTGTCTGGATGGCGTCCCAGGGGTAGTCAGTCCATACGACTTCAACATTGGGGTGTTGCGCGTTGTAGGTGCTTACCAGTGATTTGAAGTAGCCATCAAATTTGGGTGACAAGCTCATTGTCCAAACATCGATACGCTGTTTTGCGGCTTCGACCGCTTGCGACAAGCTTAGCGATAGGGCGATAAACAGGACGCGGAGGAGGGCTGCGTGTGTCATGGCGCGTGTCCGGCAGGTGAGGGCGGATATTCGAATCAAAAAATATGCCCGTCAGGTAGGCGGGCATCATCTGCAATCAGACTTTACCGAGTGAGCGTTACTTTGTTCAGATGTCGCGGCTCGTCCGGGTTGTAGCCACGTGCTCTGGCAACAGCTTCAATCAGCGGATAGAAGGCCGATACCGCGCAAATCGGGTCAAGATCCGGATGCGGGGCAACTGGCAAGGTGAGATCACGTGATGGCACATCTGCTGGGGCGGCCAGCAGTACACGCGCACCGCGGCCACGCATGTCATCAGCCAGATGAATCAGGCCTGCCTGTGCCGGTCCACGAGGTGCAAAAATCAGTAGAGGATAACCGTCATCTACCAGTGCCATCGGGCCGTGCTTGATTTCTGCGCCTGAGAACGCTTCGGCCTGAATGGTGGATGTTTCCTTGCACTTCAGTGCGGCTTCAAGTGCGACTGCCAAGCCCGGTCCGCGGCCCGCGATCATGATACGCTCGGCTTTGCTCAGCGGTTCGATCGCTGCAGTCCAATCTGAGTGAACTGCTTGTTCGACGGCACCCGGCAAATCTGCAAGCGCTGCGAGTAATTCGGGATCGTTCTGCCAGTGTGCAACAAGGCGTGCGCCAGCAGATAGCGAGGTAATGTAGCTTTTGGTGGCTGCGACCGCTTTTTCCGGGCCAGCTTCCAGGCCTAATGTCCACTCTGCCGCTTCACCGAGCGGGGAGTCGGTCACGTTGACGAGTGCGACCGTAGTTGCGCCACCCTTGCGGAAACGGCTGATGGGTTCTACAACGTCTGGGCTGCGGCCGGATTGGGACACGGCTACCGCCAATGCACCCTTGACATCCAATGGCGCATCGTAGAGTGTAACCAGGGACATTGGCAGCGATGTGGCCAACTTACCGAGTCGTGCCATGGTCAGGTATGCCAGATAACTGGATGCATGGTCAGAGCTACCGCGCGCAACGGTGACCAGCGCTGTGGGCGGTGTAAGACGCAGAGCTGCGCCCAGTTCGGCGAAGCGAGCGTTCTGTGCTGCTGCCTGGCGTGCAATCGCTTCGGATGCCTCAAATGCTTCAAGGCGCATCAATGTGTTCAAGCCGTTCTCCTTCAATCCACACTTCCTTGATGCGCAAATTGCGATCAAGTACAACCATGTCCGCCCACGCGCCTGCGCACAATCTGCCGCGTTCAGCCAAGCCGAGATAATCAGCGGCATAGGTGGACAGACGACGTGAGGCGTCATCTATTTCCAGGCCAATTGACACGAGATTGCGCAATGCTTCATCCATTGTCAGTGTTGAGCCTGCCAGCGTGCCATCGGGTAGGCGCACGCCACCCAAGCACTTGGTCACGGTATGACTGCCAAGCTTGTACTGGCCATCGGGCATCCCTGCTGCTGCGGTGGAGTCCGTCACGCAATACAGCTTTGGAATAGCACGCAGGGCAGTATGAATGGCGCCCGGATGTACATGCAGCAAGTCGGGAATCAGCTCTGCAAATTCTGCATGTGCCAGTGCCGCACCGGTAATGCCGGGTTCGCGGTGATGCAGGCCAGTCATGGCGTTGAACAGATGGGTGAAGCTGGTTGCACCAAGTTTCATGGCGGCAACGCCGTCTTCGTAGCTGCCCAGCGTATGGCCAAGCTGGATTCGAATGCCGCGGTGAGCGAGATAACGGATCAGATCCTGATGCCCCTTGATTTCCGGGGCCATGGTCAATGTGCGGATGGGTGCAATGGCATTGAATGCCTCGATTTCCTCGAGCATGCCATCGCGAGCAAAATTGGGCTGTGCGCCAAGTTTGCCGGGATTGATAAACGGTCCTTCGAGGTGTACGCCCAGAACGCGCGACGTGCCTGAAGGGCGCGTTGTCATTACCTGACCAATACCCTCCAGTGCGAGCTCAATGTCCGAGCGCGGAGCCGTCATTGTCGTGGCGAGCAGACTGGTTGTGCCGTGGCGCGCATGCTGGCGGGCAATCGTTTGCAGGGCATCACCGCCCTCCATGACATCGCGACCGCCACCGCCATGTACGTGCAGGTCGATGAAGCCCGGCAGAATGTAACAGTCGGCTTCCCCTGCAGTCGTACCCGGCGAGCCCTCGATTGCGCTGATGCGATCGGTAAAATGTACCGAGCCTGCATACCAGCCATCGGGGGTCAGCACGTTTCCGGACAGTGTGTTCATGAGCGTGAAGGTTTCTTTCAGCGTCGCAGTTCTGCGACGAAATCGTAATAATCGTTACGGCACCAAGAGTAGGTGAGCTCGACGGGTAGACCGCTTTCGAGATAACCCACACGGGTAATGATCAGAAGGGCTGTGCCGGTCGCCACATCCAGTAACTTGGCAATTTCATCGCTGGCGTTGACGGCCTTGATGTGCTGCAGTGCGCGAACGACGGGCGTTTGGTTGCTGTCGAGATACTTATACAAGGAGTCTTCAATTTTGCGCGGATCGGGTAGATAGCTCACGGGCAAAGTTGAGACTTCATATGCCATGGCGACACCATCGGCGGTACGCAGGCGCTTCAGTCGCGCCACTGGCGACGCGGGCGACAGACCCAGACGCAAGACTTCTTCTTGCGTGGCATGGCCGAGTTCTCGACTGAGCCATGTGGACGCAGGGTTAAAGCCGCGATTGCGGATTTCCTCGGAGAAGCTCACCAGACGGGACAACGGTTGCACCAGCTTCGGCGCAATATAGGTACCCGAGCCTTGACGACGGACAATTAAGCCTTGTTCGAAGAGCACATCGATTGCTTTTCGGGCGGTGACGCGTGAGATGCCGAGTAGCTCGCAGAGCGTGCGCTCGGACGGAAGTGCTTCGTCTGCTTGCCATGTGCCTGCGGTAATGGCTGCTGATAGCTTGTTTGCCATCTGCATATACAGTGGTGTGTTACTGTCCGCATCTGGCTTCAGTGCCAGAAGGGCATCAAGTCGACCCTTATTCACTCAGGGCTCCTTCAACAAGAAAGATAGCGCCATCGACGGAATCGCCGAGTGGTGCGCGTGTTCTGGTTTGAAGGTCTGGCGGGAGCCAGCGATCCAGCGCCCGGCCAAGTCCTCCGCATAACGCCAGCGGAAGCTGCTGCTCGGGATCGAGTGCCTGTGCAATTTGGGCGAGTTCGATGCCTGCGAGTGTGAGCAATTGGGCTGCTGCCGGATCGGTATCGGCAAATTGCAATACCAGTGGCGCAAGGGAGGCAAATCGGGTCTGGCTCGCACTACCTAACCAGTTAAATACCGCTTCTATATTCCCGCCCATTTCCGCAATGACGGCCTGACTAAGTGCATCATGCGGCACCCTGCCGTCAAGCGCTTTTTGAGCCAGCGATGCCGCGCGTAGGCCAAGCCAGGCACCAGACCCTTCATCTCCGCTTGGAAATCCCCAGCCGGAGACGCACTTGTGTGAGCGATTATTAAACCAGGCTTCGCCGACAACGCCCGTGCCCACGGCGATAATGGCGCCTGGCTGACCGCTGTGTGCGCCCATGAGCGTGGTAAACCCGTCGGTTTCGAGACGCACGGCAGCAAAGTTAGGGGCGGACTCGGTAAACTCTCGTGCCCATGCTGGATTGTGTACGCCTGCCAGACCAAGGCCAATGCGGCAACTAGACCAATCTGGTACACTGGTTCCGCTTTGCGAGAAGGCCGCGCGAATGCTATCTAGAATGGCGCACCAGGCATTGTTAATTCCCAGACCGAGTCCGGATGGGCCACCTTGAGCGCGGGCTTCAAAGCCGTCGGCTCCACGGATTAATACACGTGTGCCAGTGCCGCCGCCGTCGACGCCAATAAGATATCCGGAATGTTGTGTTTTGCTCATATCTGGGTATGCTGATAGTGGTTTTGATACCAATCTAAGACAATACAAATATGATACCACTATGGCATTGTGTCAAGCGGTGGTATTGGAAATTTGCAATTTGCGTGGGCAATTGCAACGCTTGTTGTAGGTGAGCGACAAGCGTTTGCTGCATATCGAGACGGATCAGTGGCTTGTCAAATTCGGATCAATCCCAATTTGTTTGTCAATCTATCAAAAATTTGTGTGCTGCTATGTCGGATATGCGCTGGAAACCGAATGCTACCGTGGCTGCGGTCATTGAGTTCAATGGGCGATTCTTGCTTGTGGAAGAAATGACGGATGATGGGCTGCGTTTCAATCAACCTGCCGGTCATATCGACTTTGGCGAGTCAATTGCAGATGCGTGCGCGCGTGAGGCATTCGAGGAAACAGGGTTCCGCTTTATGCCGGAACATCTGGTGGGTATTTATCAATGGTCGCCGGTGGGACAGGGGCAGCTTACCTATTTGCGTTTTGCGTTTTCCGGGCAGTTGCAGTCGTGTGCGCTGCTGCCGGGTGTCGATGTCATCAATGCCGCTGGTATGCTAAGTGCCGGCGATGTACATCTATCGGGTAAAATGCAGTCCGCACCGTTGGATGAAGGTATTGTGCGTGCGGTGTGGATGACAAGAGACGAAGCGTTTGCGTGTCGCGAACGTCACCGCAGCCCGCTCATCATGCAATGCATTGATGACTGGATTGCCGGGCGACGTTTTTCCTTGGATCTGATCCGTCATTATCCCTTGAGCACGCTGGCAGCTTGATTGCCTGTCGGATTGTGTCGTTAGAATTGTTCGTTTGAAAGAAGTCATGAGTAAAGCCCCCCGCATTGTGGTTGGTTTGTCCGGTGGTGTGGATTCGTCCGCGACAGCCTGGCTGTTGAAACAGCAAGGCTATGACGTGATCGGCGTATTTATGCAGAACTGGGAAGACGATAACAATGACGAGTATTGCTCAATCAAGGAAGACTCGCGTGATGCGATCGCGGTCGCCGATGTGGTCGGGATTGATATCGAACTTGTGAACTTTGCAGCTCAGTACAAGGATCGCGTATTCAGTTATTTTCTGAGCGAGTATCAGGCTGGGCGTACGCCGAATCCGGATGTGCTCTGCAATGCCGAAATCAAGTTCAAGGCCTTTCTGGATTACGCCATCGAGTTGGGTGCAGAAAAGATCGCGACCGGCCATTATGCGGATACCGATATCGACGCCAATGGCAAAACGCGCCTGTTGCGCGGTGCGGATGCAGCTAAGGACCAGAGCTATTTCCTGTACCGCCTGAACCAGTCGCAGATTTCCCGCGCCATGTTTCCGCTGGGCAAGCTGGAAAAGACTGAGGTTCGCCGTATTGCCGAGTCGGCAGGTCTGCATAATTATGCCAAAAAGGACTCGACCGGTATTTGCTTCATTGGCGAGCGCCCGTTCCGCGACTTCCTCAATCGCTACCTGCCCCGTCAGCCGGGCGTGATGAAGACACCAG encodes the following:
- the ffh gene encoding signal recognition particle protein, giving the protein MFDNLTSRLSSVVKTLRGHARLTEDNISDAMREVRMALLEADVALPVVKAFVQDVKARAVGEEVLGSLTPGQAVIGVVHDELKKLMGNHNDALNLAAVPPAVVLMAGLQGAGKTTTTGKLAKRLKEQERKKVLVVSADVYRPAAIEQLKMLAAQVEVELFPSEATQKPVDIALAALDYAKRHFFDVLIVDTAGRLAIDEAMMAEIKALHAAVNPVETLFVVDAMQGQDAVNTARAFSEALPLTGVILTKLDGDARGGAALSVRHVTGKPIKFVGVGEKVGGLEPFHPERMASRILGMGDVLSLIEEVQKGVDAEEAQKLAQKMKSGKGFDLEDFKSQIQQMKRMGGMGGLIDKLPGMGQMSQAMQGPEADKAMRRIEGIINSMTPDERRKPELIKASRKRRIAAGSGVTVQEVNRLLKQFEDMQKMMKQFSGKNMFKLMKGMRGMMPGM
- the rpsP gene encoding 30S ribosomal protein S16 yields the protein MVVIRLARGGAKDRPFYNVVVTDKRSRRDGRFIERVGFFNPQAKEGTEGLRLAMDRVNYWIGTGAQVADSVKKLLKQQAA
- the rimM gene encoding ribosome maturation factor RimM (Essential for efficient processing of 16S rRNA), producing the protein MVDKVGQGAGTFPDDLVDMGYVSGVFGVRGWVKVVADTQYADSLLDYEVWWLGRDGDYKPYTVVDSNIQPKNLNAQLEGINDRDVAFALKGCKVAVPRSLMPVPEEGEYYWSDLMGLQVVNLQGESMGTVDHLLSTGANDVLVVRDEKQERLIPFVKSVVTQVELESRTIRVDWGLDY
- the trmD gene encoding tRNA (guanosine(37)-N1)-methyltransferase TrmD; its protein translation is MRFDVVTLFPEMFDALTRNGVTRRALEQGIFAFGTQNPRDFVTNNYRTVDDRPYGGGPGMVMLPEPLEDAIEAARATQREAGVARSTVVYMSPQGAPLTHAIAQRLSKAAGVILLAGRYEGVDERLIQRQVDEEISIGDYVLSGGELPAMVLMDAVLRLLPGVLNTAASAEEDSFADGLLDCPHYTRPEIYRGMAVPDVLMSGNHALIRRWRLKQSLGRTWLRRPELIADRQLTKEEARLLAEFQAEYAQADQKEQASQLEL
- the rplS gene encoding 50S ribosomal protein L19, with amino-acid sequence MNLIQILENEEIARLGKTVPDFCVGDTVVVQVKVKEGNRERLQAYEGVVIAKRNRGLNSSFIVRKISSGEGVERTFQTYSPLVASIEIKRRGDVRRAKLYYLRERSGKSARIKEKLPQRKATVAAAK
- a CDS encoding carbohydrate ABC transporter permease; this translates as MILSRAHRNLRRTIHRALHYLVLSAVALVTIYPFWWTVVTAFSQGGDINSMPPPIWPTDPGLDNFREVFSSINVGGFYWNSILISGLTVTGTLLVCSLAAYPLARMRFPGRNFIFGAIVATMILPSEMNFLVNFITVARLNLNDTLAGVVLPGLAGAVGIFLMKQAFETVPHDLVKAARMDGANEWQIFWHVMLPLAKPALGALTILTLVASWNQYIWPSIVLSSPEAFPISVGVLYLSGTFSFKTRVVAAGAVLTVIPVLIVFLLTQRYFMRGFDGAVK
- a CDS encoding sugar ABC transporter permease, whose product is MRKQTLIAWAFLTPALILLAAFSFWPVLFGSYLAFTEYNLLDAPRWVGLDNFRDLFADELFWSAMKNSALYLLVVPLIQLPAILAAVLVNNQLPGMRWYRAAFYLPVVTTVSVVGVIWNFMYADTGLLNTLLNWLHVINQPVGWLSDDRIALLSVMFVTIWRGFGWYMVLYLAGLQSIPADIHQAAMLDGASVWQRFRHLTLPLLMPTILLCSLMSMLAALKAFEEIQIMTQGGPFESTYTALYYSYQFGIKSLNFGRALAASLVMSVFCIVLAWLNFRYLQPRESHA
- a CDS encoding extracellular solute-binding protein — its product is MTHAALLRVLFIALSLSLSQAVEAAKQRIDVWTMSLSPKFDGYFKSLVSTYNAQHPNVEVVWTDYPWDAIQTKFTAAVASGHPPALINLNVPWTWDYQRAGLLQPVDALMDKTQYLPGAQADISIDGKVYGFPYYNAANITVFNGELFRKAGLDIQKPPRNLDEVLSYANQIKARTGVAGIAPALGPTKIEGFFLEQGLPIVKDGKAVFNSPAHVILVRKLAAAWQTGALSRDNLFPRDNFQKQLDAYARGQIAMLVTSPTSLARIRDDAPTVYKVTEVAAAPAGPTGVIPGGWMLSFAIARNVDAALLPEAGRFASWLTNAENQLLFAKQSGTLPTARKAVEDASFSAIPANADPMRKAIAVAARNLDKVRTQFMGGIKDSESLSARLSGAVEQAVTGRKEPQAALDEAAAFWNRKLATGR
- a CDS encoding SIS domain-containing protein, with amino-acid sequence MRLEAFEASEAIARQAAAQNARFAELGAALRLTPPTALVTVARGSSDHASSYLAYLTMARLGKLATSLPMSLVTLYDAPLDVKGALAVAVSQSGRSPDVVEPISRFRKGGATTVALVNVTDSPLGEAAEWTLGLEAGPEKAVAATKSYITSLSAGARLVAHWQNDPELLAALADLPGAVEQAVHSDWTAAIEPLSKAERIMIAGRGPGLAVALEAALKCKETSTIQAEAFSGAEIKHGPMALVDDGYPLLIFAPRGPAQAGLIHLADDMRGRGARVLLAAPADVPSRDLTLPVAPHPDLDPICAVSAFYPLIEAVARARGYNPDEPRHLNKVTLTR
- the nagA gene encoding N-acetylglucosamine-6-phosphate deacetylase: MNTLSGNVLTPDGWYAGSVHFTDRISAIEGSPGTTAGEADCYILPGFIDLHVHGGGGRDVMEGGDALQTIARQHARHGTTSLLATTMTAPRSDIELALEGIGQVMTTRPSGTSRVLGVHLEGPFINPGKLGAQPNFARDGMLEEIEAFNAIAPIRTLTMAPEIKGHQDLIRYLAHRGIRIQLGHTLGSYEDGVAAMKLGATSFTHLFNAMTGLHHREPGITGAALAHAEFAELIPDLLHVHPGAIHTALRAIPKLYCVTDSTAAAGMPDGQYKLGSHTVTKCLGGVRLPDGTLAGSTLTMDEALRNLVSIGLEIDDASRRLSTYAADYLGLAERGRLCAGAWADMVVLDRNLRIKEVWIEGERLEHIDAP
- a CDS encoding GntR family transcriptional regulator, with translation MQMANKLSAAITAGTWQADEALPSERTLCELLGISRVTARKAIDVLFEQGLIVRRQGSGTYIAPKLVQPLSRLVSFSEEIRNRGFNPASTWLSRELGHATQEEVLRLGLSPASPVARLKRLRTADGVAMAYEVSTLPVSYLPDPRKIEDSLYKYLDSNQTPVVRALQHIKAVNASDEIAKLLDVATGTALLIITRVGYLESGLPVELTYSWCRNDYYDFVAELRR
- a CDS encoding ATPase yields the protein MSKTQHSGYLIGVDGGGTGTRVLIRGADGFEARAQGGPSGLGLGINNAWCAILDSIRAAFSQSGTSVPDWSSCRIGLGLAGVHNPAWAREFTESAPNFAAVRLETDGFTTLMGAHSGQPGAIIAVGTGVVGEAWFNNRSHKCVSGWGFPSGDEGSGAWLGLRAASLAQKALDGRVPHDALSQAVIAEMGGNIEAVFNWLGSASQTRFASLAPLVLQFADTDPAAAQLLTLAGIELAQIAQALDPEQQLPLALCGGLGRALDRWLPPDLQTRTRAPLGDSVDGAIFLVEGALSE